GCCTTAAAAAGGGCAAGATAAGACATATCAGACCTGCTAGTGCAGAAAACATTCATCTTCAGTTTCTCAAGTTGGCAAAGAAACGCAGTCAATAACAACTGCAATTAACCACATCAAAACTGTTCCTCCTCTCCAGGCAGCGTGGAAGAGCAGGCAGCGGCGGCCACGGTCTTCACCCTGCTGTGCATCCAACTGGGTGGTGGAGATGAGGCAGAGGAGGGTTTCAAGATGCTTCGCCCCATCCTCACTGCAATTCTGATGGACAACAGCGCCAGTATAGCAGCCCGCCAGAGTGTGAGTAATCACATAAACCTTTTTTGATACTGTGCAGAACTTTGGACATGGACTTGTCTGTCATTTACAGCAACTcccaaaaaaagagcagaaaattaaaaatgaatgaatgcacgTGTAAATACTGGTGACAAGAATAAGTCATGTAGAATGCAGTTTAAAGGGCAACaatgtaacaacaacaaatccaaaaacatctggTTCAGCCAATGGTTCCCTGAGTTCAACTTCTTCATAATGGATTTCTTCCACCCAGCCGACCTCATTTTCACCTCCGTTGTTGTGCAATAAGTTTAGTGAGTCAAAACTCAGAAATTCAGTGTTAGATGGACTGTCCACTTAATGAGGATCTCCAGGCCTGTCAAGGCTGTAGCTTTGTGTCATACGGCCCTCATCAAACACTATTTTGTGCTCACTGTGTCAATTTTGGAAACtaactgaagacaaaaaaacacaacacacatcgGCGTTTAGGGGACTCTTGAGGACCGCTTCCACAGTGTGACATTAACAGCAGCCATTTGGACTGTCAGAGATGGAAACTCAGGAGCAACAAATATAATTCAACAAGTCTGAGTGACATATGCTGTAATTTCccagattattttcattaacagcCCAGGACAAGATCAGAATATTAAGGTTTTAGGATCATGGCAGCAACTCTATTACAATAGTCATACATGTTTTGATGTTAGCAAACCTCAAGTTTGCATCAGGGGGATCTCAGGTTCACTCTGTTTAATTAAATGTCTTAACTGTTATTTGACTTGGACTGCGTGTGTCTCCATCAGTGTGCCAGAGCTTTGGGGATGTGCTGTTATGTCTCTACCGCTGAAGAGGGAGAGGTAAGAACAATTTGCTTTGAGTCCATCATGATGCTGATAATtgtttgggggtggggggcggTGTTTTCAGTTTGCCAATtgttattaatatataaacCACAATATATCAAGCAACAAAAGCATCTTATCAAATGTTATGTGGGTCTAGTATCTGTTGCATGTGTCTGCAGCAGCTTAAGATTAGTTGCGTTTACTAATTATTGTGCTGTTATTCATCAACAGTGTTTCCCATCgctcaaaacattttctctcttttctcctcaaCATCACGCCTGAACCCCCCCTCAGGACTTGATCAAGTCATTGGCCCTTCTGGAGAGCGTGTTCAAGTCTTCCTACCCCAACAGAGAGGGAACGCTGCCCACACCAAAACCCGGCAGTCCAGGCCTTCACAGCGCCGCACTGCAGGCCTGGTCTCTTCTGGTCACCCTCTGTCCTGCATCTAAACTGACTGTGCTGCTTGACCTGtgagtgaaataaataataaataatatattcttCATGATAATCCAACAGTTTAGTTCTTTTAAGCTTCATggatgtgacatttaaaaagtatgttgCAGTAAGTAAAGAGTCATCAGTGGTGAGTAACAGtgactctctccctctgttgtCTTCCTTGTAGCCACCTCCCGAAACTACAGGCGTGTCTGCAGAGCAGTGACGTCAACTACAGGATAGCAGTGGGAGAGACCATCGCCCTGCTGGTGGAGCTGGGACGGGACATAGACGAGGTAAACACACACGGACAATTTTATACCTTTGGGAGCAGGTGCATGTTTACTGCTGAAACTCACTTTACCATTATACCCATATCTTGGCCTTGAGGGTTTTTTCGGGGGGGTtcaatgtgtttatgtgctacAGTTAtatctcgtgtgtgtgtgtaggaattTGAGGTGGAAGACAGCGAAAGTCTGTGTGAATGTCTGAAGAGTTTAGCCACAGATGGCAACAAGCATCGAGCCAAGAACGACAGGCGGAAACAGCGCTCCATCTTCAGAGAGGTGCTGCATTACATAGAGGTATGTTTTATAGCTGCAACTATGATAtttcaaattcaattttatttgtgtgaCTAAATCGGTTCTtgaactatgttttttttttttttttttcatttttgagttgtGCACATGTGCTCTGACTTTGACATTGTACTgacctctctcttttccctgCAGAACGACGACTTCAGCGAGGAGAGGATCAGGTTTGGAGTGGAGAGCGTTTATATCGACAGCTGGATGAGGAGAAGAATCTACGATGCCTTCAAAGAGATCCTGGAGTCTGGAGTCAGCCACCATCTACAGgtcagaaaacacactgaagccAGCAGTGTTCTCCAAAAGTGTGAATCTTCACCGTCCGCTCATTTTCCATCACTTACAACTGGTCAGCACTGCAGCGTCACATGATTGctgttgtttgacatttttggggtTTACTTCGATAGAGGGATactagttttagtttttaactGTGTGTAATTTTCTGCCGCTGGGGCGCTCCCAATCACAACAGTAACATGAGACGGAGCATGGCCATCATTGCAGTTTCTCCCAGTTTGGATTTCTTCAGTGCTGATTATTCTGGAGGATTTTACTGaaagccgaattatctgcataCATATTATATCTTAAAGCAATGACTGTGATTACATCTGGCATGGACACCATTACACAAACCCCATAAGTTGAGTAAGAACGCTATATTTGTCTCCAGAGCCAGTTTCAGCAGCAGGCTGTGAGCaaagaaaatgtagttttgtgTGGTGTGTGATGCTGGtgacacacacaatgacacgTGTGTGTGGCTGAATCGCACCACCTCAAAATGAGATTTGTAAGGTAATGTGCTCTAAATACGATTTTTAGCAAAAGGGCAACTTTATGTGCCAAAACGTTACAGTTATTGACACCTTAGAAAGGAAATGATCATTTAGGTCCTTGATAAGCAAAACGAGTTTACGCTTCAgttgatttaattaaattcatcatattttagcagattttaaaggtgaaaagttttcaaagctGTCATAAGTATATATTTCACATTTAGACTGATCcattcatttctatttttcagttttgttgacTTGTAAAGGTCTtgccataaaataaacacaaaaatcagcattttcaCAGTTGTACATTTATGTCCACACCCCATGTTTGGTCATTttagagtgtgttttttttttttttttgttgcagttcaACCCACTACTGAGGGACATCTTTGGCCTCGGCCCTCCCCTCATCCTGGACGCTACCGTCAAAGGCAACAAGATCTCTCGATTTGAGAAGGTAACAGCTTCTCTTCTGTCCTTGAATCTCAACCGGCATGCTGGAACAAGCTGACTTTGGAGTGTGTGATTGCATGTGTCAGGATTTTCCTTCCTCGTCTTGCATTCACGATGCATCCTTGTCCAGTTACAAGTGCCAGccataaaatacaaagaaaggTATCCAGTGTATTTAGAGATAGAGGAGAAAAAATACAGTTGCACtcatctcttcatctctctcttcaACAGCATCTTTTCAACTCGGCTGCCTTCAAGGCCAGGACTAAACAGAGGAACAAAGTCAGGGACAAACGGGCGGACGTCATGTGAGAAAAGGACGAGGATGGAGTGAATGGACGAGCGTGTGAGGAACTCCTCTGGCTATTttgaaatgaatgcaaaatgaTGCCTTCAACACTTCAGctgtcagacacacaaaatctaCAGGGCTTTTTCACTTGTGCTCTTCACCTGCAAACTAATACTCCAGATTACAGATGGCCAGTTATTCCTGGCTGCCACAGACAAATGCTTTTCTGAGCTGCAAAAGTTGCTCACAGTATTTCCCAAATATAAGTTCTGATGCTTCAAAGTGGATATCAACCGTAAAACAATGCTAAACCTCACGTGGGAATGAAACAACTACATTACACAGCAGAGTAAAAGATATCAAAGTGTATTTTATAAagtttatcattaaaaatacaaaaaaagtattgagTTCCATTGTAAGACTCAaacattttgaagctttttggGACACTTGACATCTGTGGAAGCCGTCTGTGTTACAATCACTGCAACCCTCTTTGGTGCTGATGAGTATTACTTCTGATACTCAGCTTGAGCTGCTGCCTGGTGCCTTGACAGGTCAGTCGAGTCTTTTTAATCCTAATTATTGACTTCACTTTCCACATAAAGCTGCTTTTCTTGGATATAATCAGTCCTGGTTAATCTCTGAAGTGTAATGTCCAACCATCAACTTCTGTGACACAAAGCAAAAAGAGCCATGGAAATATTCATCCTCCGCTCTACTGTGGACTAAATATTCCTCGTTATTCCTCAGTCGTCGTCTGTCTTCAGCTGCCAAACCAGAAACTGACTTCACAAACAATGCAACCctaagagaaaatgtgtgtggtgtttgtgtgagagtgtgttttaaatgacattttatttaacatcatgaaataaaacacataaagacacataaacatgaagatgcctaattaaaaaaaaatcagtgattgTCATCTTTGTATTAATATTCTTTATTAGAGGAAAAATGCGTTTTAACCATTTCTGGTGGATAATGTATTTCACCTACTAATTTATTAAAAGAGCAGTACTGTGTGATTTTTAAGaaacttaaaaatgctaagaacTGTTTACAGAAACAATAATGGGATGACAAGAAAgaatttctagtttttttttcatgtatatttttaatgcaggttGGTGGTTCATGCAGTTTATCCATGTGCATGCATCGCAGAGTGTACATAGGGATTTATGGTAAAGAGTACTTGAATCATTGCATTTGAATGATTTTCCTTCTCTTGAGCTGTAAATACAAACAGGCCACTGACCAGAGCTGCTGATCAGAAGTTCGATGGTGTTTGTAATTGTGGTCAAGTGTTTtgaattatattaaatttaaaaacagactttaaagtTGCCTGGGAATTTCTGTACCTGGTGTAAAAGTCATCAGCTTTGAATTGCTGAATCAGGTTTGACACCCTGGGTGAAAAGCAACAACAGGCCTCTCAAATAACAGCTTCACCAAACTGTCTCATCAGTGGCTCTGGTGTTACTGCACATGGACAGAAGATGgatcaaatgaaataaagactATTTAAGCATGTTCTTGGTGTTCTTTGTAATTTCAAACACTTCTGAAAGGAGATGTAATTTCTGTCTTCCCTGGCAAGAACAACAGATAATTACGGGTTAAAATAAGTGTTATATGTACACATTGTGATCTTAGTTAGATTGTTATTTAAGAAAGTGATGAGATTTTACCACTATATTAACATTAAGAAAGGGTTAGCCTGAGGCACAGATGTGGCAAACTATAGTATTTTCCACTTTGCCTTTAATAGGgtttacaaaacacacacttccagATGATAAATGCTGGGTGCTGGACAGAAGAACAAGTGAAAGTGGTGAAAAAAGAGTCTGCACACTAGATAATGCACACACAGTATATTTATTTGACTTGGTTGCTATGAAATCATATGTTCATGGGAGCAATATCGAACAGTTTTTCAGTcttccacattttcaaaatttttgtgGCAAAGATTTTGTAACAAAGCAGTTTAAGtttgaaaaattcaaaagcGGTTGTGAGTAATAAACAtctaaaatgttaaatctaGGTGAAAGGATACTATGAGGCCATGatgtttacagtttttcagGCAGACaatgaaagataaaaatggGACcgtcatatttattttcagagaaaataatCCCTTGAACACATATTGAacacacttttttccccagtcACAGTTTGTGGATTCTGCTTTGccataatttcttaaaaaaatgtttagaacCAAAACTCTCTTATATGTGGTTAACCCACAGAAGAGATAACAGACTTATagaattgtaaaaaataaaataaataaataaataaataaaataaataaataaaaaaaaatgagcgcTGGTGACGTACATTAAAATAGCTGAATTGATGGTAGTTAAATACTCAAACACTTTGATGATATTATAATTGAGTGTTAGCATTACTAATATTAATtagtagaaataaaaatgtttgaaactaAAATCATTACGATCGAAACGGACTGTTTTTGTGATCTTCTGCTGCCTCTGTGCGGTCTTTTTTCTCTATTACACCCCTCCAAACTGAGCCCAAGTGGTATCGTCCATTCATGAATTCAACATGGAGGCGCTGCCGGGGTGAAAATCATCGCTGTGAAATGTTGATTCAGGTCTCAGGGAGGCGAGAAACCATTGACAGAGTTTTGTGGATAAATTTATGAACGGAGCCGCAGGAACCGGGAGCCTCGCGACTTGTTTAAGCGTCTGAGCAGCTGCGGACGGTAAAACGCTGTGCGTGAGTTTGCATGTAACTTGTCTGAGCTCCTGACGTTGCAAGTGTGGCAGGTTGGTGAGTTGACGtgagctgtgtttctgtgtttctgtgtttctgtgggtctgtgggtctgtgtgtctgtgtgtctgtgggtttGTGGGTCTGTGGGTCGGCAGTGGACGCAGATGGACTCCGGACAGGTGACCGGGGTTTACGCAGAGGTCAGCTGCGTCCCCGCGCCTGTTTCTGCCCGCGTGAGTGAGGAGCAGCAGCCGGAGGTCCGGATATACACCGTCACTACAGGTGAGCTGctggctctctctctgtctcccaaATTTCAGTTCAAGtcagctttattggcatgaatgttcgTCACATTGTTgccaaaacatgaacaaaaatatGTTCCTGCCAAAAGCAgttcaataataaataataaataaataaataaatttacacattttacaaacattaattcataaaatacatatatctAATTTACATgtactgatattggtttttcagggtcaCTACTGATATCTGTTATTATTGAGACGATAACCAATAtcgatatgcatttaaaattgcaatcaAAATCTTTCCgccaatatttagaatttggaatatgacAATTTTCAGTgccaaactttgtttaaatagcGTTGGTTGATGTTTAATCAAAACGGAGACTttcaacattatatacagtTTGTCAGTGTTGAAGACATTCAGAATAATTAAGGtatagttcagatttttaaagtggggttatATGGAAGTACTCATTGATAGTCTATTAGATAttaacagctaacagctaacaactttttttaagtaaaaatttaaataaaaagttaaagttaaaatggCTCTctgaagttttacaaagtaaaagttccttccaGGCCCGTCGGGCACGCTTGAAATCCTTCTGTGGGGATGATGCATTACCAGATCAAAATGTATGACAGTCTGGTCAGTAGTTTTTTGGATATCTTGCTCACTATAAGCTATAATAGTTTATAGAATCCATCCCTCCAGCAGGAATAAAAAACCCCTGTGTGAAAGACTATGACCTCAAGTATTTCCTTTGATTTCGTGACAACCTGCCGTTCAAATGCTCTGCTACTGACAACAGTGATCTCGTCTCAAGGGTTTAAAAAGGTTAACAGAGTGAATCCATCTGTTCCCCTGGACAAAAACCATTCAACCTGTCTGTTGTTTATTGGATAATGTACAGATTGTAGGTTCGGTAAAAGGACACTCATGTCGTTGTTATTGCACTACCGTTACCTCTGATTCAAACACAACAGCTGTTCAAAAGGCCTTGACacaacataaataacataaaacattacataatGTCATGACATATAAGATTTTCTTTACGCAACCTCAAGATGCCGTAAAGTTATAAGGCAAGATATTTTAAAgctgaacaataaacacaatcaaAGATCAGAGTAACAGTAAATTAAGGAtggtttttatgtgtgtttattgtttttttttatacaaatatcATTATCGATTCTGCTTATTATTTCTTGATTCccaaatttttttctttttttttttggattgatTCCCATTCCtaataaaatgaagtaaatgtaatattacattttaatcagtAAATGTTACTGGAATTTCTGCATGCAATTTCTGCAGTCTGCATGCTTGTAACACTCAGGTAAggatttaaataatttgattcaatttgtgaaaggtgtcaccGTGTTTATGTCCAGAGTGGAGTCAGAGCGACCTCGTCCGCGGCTCCAGACTTCGCTACTCGCAGCAGTGGACTCTGATCACCGACAGCAACGACCGCAAGAACATCAGGACTGTCCTCCCCACCAGGGCCCTGTGCACCTGTGTCTGGAGAGtgagtatacacacacacacacacacacacacacacacacacacacacacacacagacgaaaAATACTGTGAGAATTTTCCCTGAATGACCCtcgctttaaccctttaatagcTGGAAttacatcagtttttctgtgcttcattcagacacctttcactgACACTTAAACCTGAGAACATTAGTTAGATTTcttaaggaaaacaaaaacgaatgagcaacatgacaagaaatatcccgcaaacagcaaaaaaagtaagtaaaggGTGACAaagcaattatttaaaaatttagcTGGGCGGGGgaatcatatatatatagatatgaTCAAAAGAAcatgggaaaaatatcaaggaaactatatttaaaattatgtcacaaaaaagataaaaacgtctttttaaaacttttttttggttaacttttctttctttaaaaaaagtattgtcaggtatttttcttgtaagttttactaatttcttgcaatttttaatttttttttttcattacaactTTGCATTCAAataaatcactgtgtttttgtagcCTGAATATTTAATCCGAGCAGTTTAGGATATGCAGATACTTCTcaccatttattttaaatctgctGGCTATGGTGGGATTTAAAACAATGTAACAACAGCTAAAAaatcatgtctttgttttgcttGAACTTCTCACATTGCTGCATTGATGTAGCAGCACGAGACCACAGTGTGTGTGGTTACAGATGCAACAGAAACAGCTGTTAAGAGTGCAGTGaagcatttaatttctttaactGAAGCGAAATCTGCTCTCCAGGTTACTGAGTGAACTCTCTCCCGTTCGAGGCCAGAGGGCTGTTGTCAGGGAAACAAGTGGCCACCAGCTCCTCGaggtgagagaaaaacaggacACAGTTTCCTCTGAGATCAACGTAAGAGCATTATACagactgttgttgtttatgCTTGTTGCTGTTCAGATTTGGGACCACCATGGCCTCAGGAAATGTCTCAACCTGACTGCTCTCAACAAACACGGCAGAGTTTACGATGACGGTGAGATGACGTTTTTGTGTTTCCACACATTTCGTTTCCCCAAACAAGAAAGAAATAGCTAATCATCACTGAGCCAGGTTATATATGCAAAGattaaacagtgtgtgtttgtgtgtctccagCCCAGTTTGGCTGTCTGTCGTGGTCAGAGTGTGAGAACAAACTGCTCTATGTTGCTGAGAAGATGAAGAATGCATCAATAGGAACACACGAGGGGGAATCTGCATGCAGAAAGGTATAATATGCACACATGATCGAGGTGCATTAAGATGATTAACAAGCAGAACGTTAATCCAATTGTACAATcaattcttttgaaaatgacattaatgtTAATTGAAAAGTGCTGATGTATATGAtgttttgcttgtgtgtgttttgtgcccAAACAGGACAGGAGTGTGTACTGCGAAGACTGGGGCGAGGCTCTGACCAATAAGAGCGTTCCAGTGATTTGTGTGGTGAATCTGCAGAGCGGCTCCGTCAGCATGCTGCAGGACGTCCTGCCTGACGTCTCTCACCgggacaggtgaggacagacagagaaacttTCAGATACTTCATCTGACACTACAGGgtgtttgtgattttggagTGTAATTGTGTGGAGTTAAGTGTCCCAATGATACCAACAGAAGGATGTCCTCTTGgcttctgaatgttttttttcttttttattactattttaaacacatctgtctgtgtgtgtgtgtgtgtgtgtgtgtgtgtgtgtgtgtgtgtgtgtgtgtgtttgtgtgcgcgcaCACGCTGTTCTCCAGGCTTTATGGGCTCCTGGGagtcaatcagtgtttttcgTTGGTTGGTACCATGAAACCATTCAGACTCGGACTGAAGTTCTGCTCCAACCGCAGGTCAGagagttttgtttcttttcagttttagcCTTTTCTTCAGCACTGAAATAGACGAAACTAATGTCAAGTgaatgttatttatatatttgaaaattacAAGTTTTCATTTGggtaagtgtaaaaaaaagaaaaataaaaaaaaaagaagaaactgttATTTCTTCTAATTCTCTCTCTTAACCGAATCCTTTGAAGGATACTTTACTTCCCAAATTaccatttgtttattaattactCCCCCGTGTTATATTGAATTagtgaagaaaacattgttttgataaCCAAATCATCATTTGGGGGTTGAAGTGTAATTTGATCATTATTgatctgtttttaaacaaaaccttatttttaaacacataatgAAAGCACTAATTATGATCTTTTTCACGTCATAAAAGTGATTAATTGTTGTTATGGTACGTTGGTGGCAGGGAGGAATTTCTTTGTGCATGTGCTGAATCAAAACcgaaaaggaaaatgaaaaaacagcagcaacaaagcagaaaaaaatgaaacctttAGTTTAGTGAGTCatgtaaaaatacagttaatTTGTACAGGTTCAAACCAAACAGTGGAAATAACCGTCtgcagtttctttttgtttctctttcccGTAAAATCCTGTTTCAGATCATCGTTATTCAAGCTCGACCTGGATGGAAACTGTGGTGAGCACTTTGTCTTTGACTGTTAATaaatcacactcacacactctctctgctctgcctaTCTGACGCCTGTCCATCCTTATCACTTCAAAACAGAGTGTTTGTCTGGGGACAACCTGTCGGTGTCCTGTCCCAGGCTGAGCCCAGACGGGTCCACACTGATCTACCTGCAGGGTCGAGTGTTCGGTCCTCACAACCAGTGCCTCAGTCTGCAGCAggtacactgtgtgtgtgtgtgtgtgtgtatgtgtgcgcgtgcgtgcgtctTTTTGCAGGTGTATCTGTGTTTTCCTTCTGTacagtcagtacatttacaagatgttttgaaaaagtgaaattattgtGTCAGTCTGACTAAAAGTGGACTTCTTAAAAAACACGTAAACTGGCCAAGGCATTCTGCGCACGCTCCTGTAGCCGCTGACGCCTCCCTCGGTGGTTAGGGACTGTTAGCTATTTATGAGGGGGAAAAGGGGTAGTACAAAACAggaaaggcatttaaaaaaaaataagcactggggagggaactgttttttattttggctttggtGAGGGacacacaactttaaatggttgtattttgtatttcttttaataaagtgACTGTTAATCCCCCACAGTTGGACCTGAAGAGCAGGAATACATCGACACTGCTGGATGTTGTCAACAGACCACAGAGTGGTAAGTTACATACTGTTACAGTAGTGATGTGGCTCTAGAGATGGTAAGGTctgcttttttattcattatcaCCAGAGGTTtaatcctaatgactttggtaATCCACTGACTTTTCATCTGGTGTCACTGGTGTCTATGAGGTTAACCTTTATGGTTTTGAGTAAAAAGTCTTGGCAACTAT
The DNA window shown above is from Plectropomus leopardus isolate mb chromosome 8, YSFRI_Pleo_2.0, whole genome shotgun sequence and carries:
- the ifrd2 gene encoding interferon-related developmental regulator 2 isoform X3, which encodes MPRSKKGKRGSGKPGMRNGVKGESGASDDELTSDVLSHCSSVSESTSVLEDGTGGEQVDEQTAQEETEDKLKQCIDNLMDKSTKTRLAGLESLRLAFSSRVLYDFLTERRLTISDCLERSLKKGSVEEQAAAATVFTLLCIQLGGGDEAEEGFKMLRPILTAILMDNSASIAARQSCARALGMCCYVSTAEEGEDLIKSLALLESVFKSSYPNREGTLPTPKPGSPGLHSAALQAWSLLVTLCPASKLTVLLDLHLPKLQACLQSSDVNYRIAVGETIALLVELGRDIDEEFEVEDSESLCECLKSLATDGNKHRAKNDRRKQRSIFREVLHYIENDDFSEERIRFGVESVYIDSWMRRRIYDAFKEILESGVSHHLQFNPLLRDIFGLGPPLILDATVKGNKISRFEKHLFNSAAFKARTKQRNKVRDKRADVM
- the ifrd2 gene encoding interferon-related developmental regulator 2 isoform X1; translation: MFSSPSWSLLHFFIHSQSRPSFLLQSTPPLFHPSIHPSVHTSSPGSLRQEVLQLQLSSKASLKGMRNGVKGESGASDDELTSDVLSHCSSVSESTSVLEDGTGGEQVDEQTAQEETEDKLKQCIDNLMDKSTKTRLAGLESLRLAFSSRVLYDFLTERRLTISDCLERSLKKGSVEEQAAAATVFTLLCIQLGGGDEAEEGFKMLRPILTAILMDNSASIAARQSCARALGMCCYVSTAEEGEDLIKSLALLESVFKSSYPNREGTLPTPKPGSPGLHSAALQAWSLLVTLCPASKLTVLLDLHLPKLQACLQSSDVNYRIAVGETIALLVELGRDIDEEFEVEDSESLCECLKSLATDGNKHRAKNDRRKQRSIFREVLHYIENDDFSEERIRFGVESVYIDSWMRRRIYDAFKEILESGVSHHLQFNPLLRDIFGLGPPLILDATVKGNKISRFEKHLFNSAAFKARTKQRNKVRDKRADVM
- the ifrd2 gene encoding interferon-related developmental regulator 2 isoform X2, whose product is MPRSKKGKRGSGKPGSLRQEVLQLQLSSKASLKGMRNGVKGESGASDDELTSDVLSHCSSVSESTSVLEDGTGGEQVDEQTAQEETEDKLKQCIDNLMDKSTKTRLAGLESLRLAFSSRVLYDFLTERRLTISDCLERSLKKGSVEEQAAAATVFTLLCIQLGGGDEAEEGFKMLRPILTAILMDNSASIAARQSCARALGMCCYVSTAEEGEDLIKSLALLESVFKSSYPNREGTLPTPKPGSPGLHSAALQAWSLLVTLCPASKLTVLLDLHLPKLQACLQSSDVNYRIAVGETIALLVELGRDIDEEFEVEDSESLCECLKSLATDGNKHRAKNDRRKQRSIFREVLHYIENDDFSEERIRFGVESVYIDSWMRRRIYDAFKEILESGVSHHLQFNPLLRDIFGLGPPLILDATVKGNKISRFEKHLFNSAAFKARTKQRNKVRDKRADVM